In Treponema pectinovorum, a single genomic region encodes these proteins:
- a CDS encoding tetratricopeptide repeat protein gives MTQLQALLKDESLSAQSRYAVINRIANSLYTSNNSSEMTLFLTDWVEKHPEDIYNAYWLLLVASNYLENGAEPVAGYYFDRILKNYPDLLVQGKSVHFICLQNLIKISKNSANRISYFNQLVSRFPSLVSITEMYVRLAMEYEKEGEYNQALKAYSMFLNQPDASTIQIAGIQDAYSTAKKMVNFSNSSKDWTFDSLASLEDSVKKAIKQYDWRSLDKYRSKVNFFAMSWKSNETDANALENFSMRGFMVGQRIRYNEKLDETSNPNEAYLRSTGWSPYMPVWYLYFRKVNFPVDPEIHGRWEWAGIYYGEKM, from the coding sequence ATGACACAGCTTCAAGCACTTTTAAAAGACGAAAGCCTTTCTGCACAATCTAGATACGCTGTAATAAACAGGATTGCAAATTCACTTTACACATCAAACAATTCAAGCGAAATGACTTTGTTTTTAACCGATTGGGTCGAAAAGCATCCAGAAGATATATATAACGCTTACTGGCTTTTGCTCGTTGCGTCAAATTACCTAGAAAACGGAGCCGAACCGGTAGCAGGCTACTATTTTGACCGCATTTTAAAAAACTACCCTGATTTATTGGTTCAAGGAAAATCTGTTCATTTTATTTGCCTTCAAAATCTTATAAAGATAAGCAAAAATTCTGCAAATAGAATTTCATATTTTAATCAGCTTGTAAGCCGATTTCCTTCACTTGTAAGCATTACAGAGATGTACGTACGACTTGCGATGGAATACGAAAAAGAAGGCGAATACAATCAAGCTTTAAAAGCGTATTCAATGTTTTTAAATCAACCAGACGCTTCCACAATTCAAATTGCGGGAATTCAAGACGCGTATTCCACAGCAAAAAAAATGGTCAATTTTTCAAATTCTTCAAAGGACTGGACTTTCGACTCGCTTGCATCGCTTGAAGATTCTGTAAAAAAAGCGATAAAGCAATACGACTGGCGGTCTTTAGACAAATACCGTTCTAAAGTCAATTTTTTTGCAATGAGTTGGAAGTCTAATGAAACCGATGCAAACGCCTTGGAAAATTTTTCGATGCGAGGTTTTATGGTTGGGCAAAGAATTCGCTACAACGAGAAGCTCGACGAAACTTCAAATCCAAACGAAGCCTATCTTCGCTCAACTGGATGGAGCCCTTATATGCCGGTCTGGTATCTCTACTTTAGAAAGGTAAACTTTCCTGTAGACCCAGAAATTCACGGTCGCTGGGAATGGGCAGGCATTTACTATGGCGAAAAAATGTAA
- the secF gene encoding protein translocase subunit SecF has product MKKTIQFSKFSLVAVVLSSILIIAGIVSLFVRGMNWGLEFKPGQNVQVEVVYNDVNADKITQVLAAQGINASVKAAGNQNTYQIRTAADEGAESAIRSVLVKEYGKQNVVVEQSQSISAQFSSSLIRGSILLVLATLVLIFVYTLIRFKWDFALAAVIAVIHDALIMISFLSFSQLEFTTTSIAAILTIIGYSINATVVILDRVRSDEKIVEAKTFSQIMDSALNSTMSRSIITTLTTLFAVFALVIYTSGDIKNFAIALVVGLISGCYSSIFISGAFINFVRRNWKPGAVLPKANVVRFESEQ; this is encoded by the coding sequence ATGAAAAAAACAATTCAATTTAGTAAATTTTCTCTTGTAGCCGTTGTATTAAGTTCAATCTTAATTATAGCAGGAATTGTAAGTCTTTTTGTTCGCGGTATGAATTGGGGACTTGAGTTTAAACCAGGACAGAACGTTCAAGTTGAAGTCGTTTATAACGATGTAAATGCCGACAAGATTACGCAGGTGCTTGCTGCACAGGGAATAAACGCTTCTGTAAAAGCGGCAGGAAATCAAAATACCTATCAGATAAGAACTGCTGCGGACGAAGGTGCAGAATCTGCAATCCGTTCGGTTCTTGTAAAAGAATATGGAAAGCAAAATGTTGTAGTAGAGCAGAGCCAAAGCATAAGCGCACAATTCTCTTCAAGTTTGATTCGAGGTTCAATACTTTTGGTTTTAGCAACCTTGGTATTGATTTTTGTTTACACTTTGATTCGCTTTAAGTGGGATTTTGCACTTGCTGCGGTTATTGCAGTAATACACGATGCTTTGATAATGATTTCTTTTCTATCTTTTTCTCAGCTTGAATTTACCACGACTTCAATCGCTGCGATTCTTACAATAATTGGTTATTCAATTAATGCGACCGTCGTAATCCTTGATCGCGTTCGTTCTGACGAAAAAATTGTAGAGGCAAAAACATTCAGTCAAATTATGGATAGCGCTCTTAATTCAACAATGAGCCGCTCTATAATTACAACTCTTACGACTTTATTCGCTGTTTTTGCTTTGGTTATCTATACTTCTGGCGACATAAAAAACTTTGCAATCGCTCTTGTTGTTGGCTTGATTTCAGGTTGTTATTCTTCAATCTTTATATCAGGTGCTTTCATCAATTTTGTAAGACGAAATTGGAAGCCGGGTGCGGTTTTGCCTAAAGCAAATGTTGTTCGTTTTGAAAGCGAGCAGTAA
- the purN gene encoding phosphoribosylglycinamide formyltransferase, giving the protein MSIKIAVLVSGGGTNLQALIDYEKSNPACPYHIQAVIADTKKAYALQRAAAAGIKTFVVSPFAVLGEEKAKSSSKEEKRLAVSDAALKVALEKECDAIVLAGWLTVLSGEIIEKYSGKIVNLHPALLPKFGGVGMWGHNVHKAVIDSGEKESGCTVHLVDSGCDTGKILVQKKVPVLPLDTPESLYERIAPEEHKAIVEGVCLLAKSLGA; this is encoded by the coding sequence ATGAGCATTAAAATTGCTGTTTTGGTTTCTGGAGGCGGGACAAACCTTCAGGCCTTAATAGATTACGAAAAATCAAATCCAGCTTGTCCGTATCACATTCAGGCTGTAATTGCCGACACAAAAAAAGCTTATGCATTGCAACGTGCTGCGGCTGCTGGAATTAAAACTTTTGTAGTTTCGCCTTTTGCTGTTCTTGGAGAAGAAAAAGCAAAATCATCTTCCAAAGAAGAAAAAAGGCTTGCAGTTTCTGATGCGGCACTAAAAGTTGCTCTGGAAAAGGAATGCGATGCAATTGTTCTTGCAGGATGGCTCACTGTTTTATCTGGCGAAATAATAGAAAAGTATTCTGGAAAAATTGTAAATTTGCATCCCGCACTCTTACCAAAATTTGGTGGAGTGGGAATGTGGGGACATAATGTTCACAAAGCGGTAATTGACTCTGGAGAAAAAGAATCTGGTTGTACTGTGCATCTGGTCGACTCCGGCTGCGACACTGGGAAAATCTTGGTTCAAAAAAAAGTGCCTGTTTTGCCTTTAGACACTCCAGAATCTTTATACGAGAGAATTGCACCAGAAGAACACAAAGCGATTGTGGAAGGCGTGTGTCTCTTGGCAAAATCTCTTGGTGCTTAA
- a CDS encoding OmpA family protein: MKKNLLISFFALFTLAQIFCQDGSITCESVIDWTKNIFSSSVKIDLDKANIQMPSGKLTAVDLINTQLTQLIKDPLLTTYVNSNTQLADLVLCDDITLEDLRTIVNTSKKTPGIFINSSSVLQVIHNLDTLRLSSILIKHKTPYKNSKPIETVPSRPYTGIIIDARGSLSVHGEFTKDVVKPCFFPEIWDEDMNLIYERNMGDPKIESEQGFVHYDWSEDENRYKDRIGIDPLHISARKVYGRFRTDPVISRKDALKILSVPANLELLRQGKVVILLDKENLITKVSAPEKNAEYYAAIRELKQYLFTNEEDEPQIEDTIRGIQILYELKFVADSPELLQSELPKLQKLAESLKKINIDNAYTILVEGHTADVQKPEGQMRLSIQRTQTIIGELVKNGLDKNLFSYRGYGGTQPIASNATDEGRALNRRVVITARPKATYIQRN; encoded by the coding sequence TTGAAAAAAAATTTATTGATTTCCTTTTTTGCTCTTTTTACACTGGCACAAATATTTTGCCAAGACGGTTCAATCACTTGCGAAAGTGTAATCGACTGGACAAAAAATATATTCTCATCATCTGTAAAAATAGATTTAGACAAGGCAAACATTCAAATGCCTTCTGGGAAGTTGACTGCGGTGGACTTAATAAACACTCAGCTGACACAGCTCATAAAAGACCCTCTGCTTACCACTTATGTAAATTCAAATACACAACTTGCAGATTTGGTTCTTTGTGACGATATAACGCTTGAAGATTTAAGAACAATCGTAAACACTTCTAAAAAAACTCCAGGAATTTTTATAAACTCAAGTTCCGTTTTGCAGGTGATACACAACCTCGACACTCTGCGCCTTTCTTCAATTTTAATAAAACACAAAACTCCATATAAAAATTCAAAACCGATAGAAACAGTCCCGAGCCGTCCTTACACAGGAATAATAATCGATGCTCGCGGTTCTTTAAGTGTACACGGCGAATTTACAAAAGATGTCGTAAAACCTTGTTTTTTCCCAGAAATTTGGGATGAAGATATGAACTTAATCTACGAGCGAAACATGGGAGATCCAAAAATAGAATCTGAGCAGGGCTTTGTTCACTACGACTGGTCGGAAGACGAAAATCGCTACAAAGACAGGATTGGAATTGATCCCTTGCACATAAGCGCGCGAAAAGTTTACGGCAGATTTAGAACAGATCCTGTAATTTCAAGAAAAGACGCTTTAAAAATATTGAGCGTTCCTGCAAACCTTGAACTTTTAAGACAGGGCAAAGTCGTAATCCTTTTAGATAAAGAAAATCTCATAACAAAGGTTTCCGCACCAGAAAAAAATGCAGAATATTACGCTGCAATAAGAGAATTAAAGCAATACCTTTTTACAAACGAAGAAGATGAACCACAAATCGAAGATACAATCCGAGGAATTCAAATTCTCTACGAGTTAAAATTTGTGGCAGACAGCCCTGAACTCCTGCAAAGCGAGCTGCCAAAATTGCAAAAGCTTGCAGAAAGTCTAAAAAAGATAAATATAGATAACGCATACACGATTTTAGTTGAAGGGCACACTGCAGATGTGCAAAAACCAGAAGGACAGATGAGGCTTAGCATTCAGCGTACACAAACGATAATCGGAGAACTCGTAAAAAACGGCTTAGACAAAAATCTGTTCAGTTACAGAGGCTACGGTGGAACACAACCTATTGCAAGCAATGCAACAGACGAAGGAAGAGCTCTAAACCGCCGCGTAGTGATAACCGCTCGTCCAAAGGCAACCTACATACAAAGAAACTAA
- the purM gene encoding phosphoribosylformylglycinamidine cyclo-ligase, which translates to MATIDYKDSGVDVEEGYRSVNEYKVHAKRTRIPGLLTDLGSFNGMFEIPRKLKHPVAVSGTDGVGTKLDIAFSMKKYDTVGIDCVAMSVNDILCSGVQTSFFLDYVACGKLDADVAGQIVKGVADGCVDAGCALLGGETAEMPGFYDEGKYDLAGFGVGFGEKNELLTGEKIEAGDVLIGLSSTGCHSNGYSLVRKLVTDFNEDFNGKPIGETLLTPTRIYVRPVMDVLAKFGKSVHAMVHITGGGFYENVPRMYPKGSNLVSVIKKDSWEKPAIFAELERRGANPEGMWGTFNMGIGLILAVRAKDADKIVERFNEKAGDFATDVHKKLGIDNMKAYKIGYVKAGNVNFEEDVKGSHEATILE; encoded by the coding sequence ATGGCAACGATTGATTACAAAGATTCTGGTGTTGATGTTGAAGAAGGATATAGATCCGTAAACGAATACAAAGTTCATGCTAAGCGCACTCGTATTCCAGGCTTGCTTACAGATTTGGGAAGTTTTAACGGTATGTTTGAAATTCCGCGCAAATTAAAACATCCTGTTGCAGTTTCTGGAACAGACGGCGTTGGAACAAAACTCGACATCGCTTTTTCTATGAAAAAATACGACACTGTAGGGATTGACTGCGTTGCTATGAGCGTTAACGATATTTTATGCTCTGGCGTTCAGACCTCTTTTTTCTTGGATTACGTTGCCTGTGGTAAACTCGACGCGGATGTTGCCGGCCAAATTGTAAAAGGTGTTGCCGACGGCTGTGTTGATGCTGGCTGTGCTTTGCTTGGTGGTGAAACTGCGGAAATGCCTGGATTTTACGATGAAGGAAAATACGACCTTGCAGGTTTTGGCGTTGGCTTTGGCGAAAAAAATGAACTTTTAACTGGCGAAAAAATTGAAGCAGGCGACGTTTTGATTGGGCTTTCTTCTACGGGTTGTCATTCAAATGGATATTCTTTGGTTCGTAAACTTGTTACCGATTTTAACGAAGATTTTAACGGTAAACCTATTGGCGAAACTTTATTAACTCCAACCAGAATCTATGTGCGTCCTGTTATGGATGTGCTTGCAAAATTTGGAAAATCTGTGCATGCAATGGTTCACATAACTGGCGGCGGTTTTTACGAGAATGTTCCTAGAATGTATCCAAAAGGCTCTAATCTTGTGAGCGTTATAAAAAAGGACAGTTGGGAAAAACCTGCAATCTTTGCAGAGCTTGAAAGACGAGGTGCTAATCCTGAAGGAATGTGGGGAACTTTTAATATGGGCATTGGTCTGATTCTTGCTGTTAGGGCAAAGGATGCAGATAAGATTGTTGAGCGATTTAACGAAAAGGCTGGCGATTTTGCAACTGATGTTCATAAAAAACTTGGAATCGACAACATGAAAGCGTATAAGATTGGCTATGTAAAAGCTGGAAATGTCAATTTTGAGGAAGATGTTAAAGGCAGCCACGAAGCGACTATTTTGGAATAG
- a CDS encoding tetratricopeptide repeat protein → MRRFLDFIKVASLPIIFFSCASSPKAVLQPKDHIESTYEADASEAIALAVPPAKEKNFFSGVSKEAVQAVENGSPESITKAYSLLRKDSSLYSNNEKILLNVATSLMSILWKSENVSVGLFDSLPPNPYSGAIDSARQGIYDESTGNSDFLTLVLPSLVLVTSETRSDYYEKSFDSLTAALKINENSVLANYLMGSLFKRQKKYKEAYPYFQKAREYSKTCVETNLAFADINYRISDYNSALSISKSILEENPVYVPALKLCSLSCFDLGDLDESELYVAKVLQQEPENSSYLLFRAKILVEKKDYIRAASLLDVYARADSKNREYLVLRTKVQKDWNKNMSAASATIEKALLLYPDDEEIILTAAFLAAETGMKINQKSAGELASLILQKDEKNVDALQIKIADLIQQKKWGEAYSVSSSLIRLKNSPKDAIFTHISICLSSGKKDEAWNLIASLYEHDPKDEEVLQTFIKVLISTDRNARALKIIEQTLPSANSRLKSFLYYQKSFISTTEDAILLDLRSSLTANPRNKDALFRLYQIYFNKKEYRKAQYYLKQVVSLSPADESLLKLNSELEIFLSK, encoded by the coding sequence ATGAGGCGTTTTTTAGACTTTATAAAAGTCGCTTCGCTTCCAATAATATTTTTCTCCTGCGCATCTTCTCCAAAAGCAGTTTTGCAACCAAAAGATCACATAGAATCGACTTACGAGGCAGATGCTTCAGAAGCCATCGCTCTGGCAGTTCCTCCTGCAAAAGAAAAAAATTTTTTTTCTGGAGTTTCAAAAGAAGCGGTGCAAGCGGTAGAAAACGGCTCTCCAGAATCGATAACCAAAGCTTATTCTCTTTTAAGAAAAGATTCTTCTTTGTATTCAAATAACGAAAAAATCCTTTTAAATGTGGCAACTTCGCTCATGAGCATACTTTGGAAAAGCGAAAATGTTTCGGTTGGGCTTTTTGATTCCTTACCACCGAATCCTTACAGCGGTGCGATAGATTCTGCAAGGCAAGGAATTTATGATGAAAGCACTGGAAATTCAGATTTTTTAACTTTGGTGTTGCCTTCTTTGGTTTTAGTAACCTCAGAAACTCGAAGCGATTATTATGAAAAATCCTTTGACTCTTTGACCGCTGCCTTAAAAATAAATGAAAATAGTGTTTTGGCAAATTATCTGATGGGTTCGCTTTTTAAACGCCAAAAAAAATACAAGGAAGCGTATCCGTACTTTCAAAAAGCAAGGGAATATTCCAAAACTTGTGTAGAAACAAATCTCGCCTTTGCAGACATAAATTATAGAATTTCAGACTACAATTCTGCGCTTTCAATTTCAAAATCGATATTGGAAGAAAATCCTGTTTACGTTCCGGCTTTAAAACTTTGCTCTTTATCCTGTTTCGATCTGGGAGATTTGGATGAAAGTGAACTTTATGTTGCAAAAGTTTTACAGCAGGAGCCAGAAAATTCTTCGTATCTGCTTTTTAGGGCCAAAATTCTCGTAGAAAAAAAAGATTATATCCGCGCTGCTTCGCTTTTGGATGTTTATGCAAGGGCGGATTCTAAAAACCGTGAATATTTGGTTTTGCGCACAAAAGTTCAGAAAGACTGGAATAAGAATATGAGTGCGGCTTCTGCAACTATAGAAAAAGCATTGCTTTTGTATCCTGATGATGAAGAAATAATACTGACCGCCGCTTTTTTGGCAGCAGAAACGGGAATGAAGATAAATCAAAAGAGTGCAGGAGAACTTGCTTCTTTAATACTTCAAAAAGATGAAAAAAATGTAGATGCCTTGCAGATAAAGATTGCTGATTTGATACAGCAAAAAAAGTGGGGCGAAGCGTATTCGGTTTCTTCTTCATTGATAAGATTAAAAAATTCTCCAAAGGATGCGATTTTTACGCATATTTCAATCTGTCTTTCTAGCGGTAAAAAAGATGAAGCTTGGAATTTAATTGCTTCATTATACGAGCACGACCCAAAAGACGAAGAAGTTCTTCAAACTTTTATAAAGGTTTTAATTTCGACCGACCGCAATGCTCGCGCTTTAAAGATTATTGAACAAACTCTTCCGTCTGCAAATTCAAGGCTAAAAAGTTTTTTGTATTATCAAAAGAGTTTTATTTCGACTACAGAAGATGCGATTCTCCTGGATTTGCGTTCAAGTCTTACAGCAAATCCTCGAAATAAAGATGCTTTGTTTAGGTTATATCAAATCTATTTCAACAAAAAAGAATACAGAAAAGCACAATATTATTTAAAGCAGGTTGTTTCTCTTTCACCAGCAGATGAAAGCCTTCTAAAATTAAATTCGGAACTTGAAATCTTTCTATCCAAGTAA
- a CDS encoding lytic transglycosylase domain-containing protein — MAKKCKGAILFACFFCIIPALTQTKNASSNGEPSQKKSTQKIESSTFANPDILKDIGGIKIPPSPYSQNSINSYIKKYTTSFARKNLFEILDRAEIYRLYVRQELKKRRMPPAIEYLPVVESEYKPMAVSKSGARGLWQFMDNSLDGFLKKSQYVDDRYDPWKSTDAALSKLQENYAEFKDWALAIAAYNCGKGAMKRALKNAKVKSFWYLAEHSLLRDESVQYVPKMLAICALATDGKKYEIQLPEITKSTRYAEFDYITTKEKISLERLASELKMESEILQNLNSALLKGFTPPASIYSLRLPSGMKRSAEIAIEEITGKSNHLPQKAFIMHTVQKGETLWSISKKYGVSVQELKDANKIRDNEVLSIGKILYIKS; from the coding sequence ATGGCGAAAAAATGTAAAGGGGCTATCCTCTTTGCCTGTTTTTTTTGCATCATTCCAGCTTTAACTCAAACAAAAAATGCTTCTTCAAATGGAGAACCCTCTCAAAAAAAATCCACACAAAAAATTGAATCAAGCACCTTTGCAAATCCTGACATTTTAAAAGATATTGGCGGAATAAAAATCCCCCCTTCACCTTACTCACAAAATTCAATCAATTCATATATAAAAAAATACACAACTTCCTTTGCACGAAAAAATCTTTTTGAAATTTTAGACAGAGCTGAAATTTACAGATTATATGTGCGCCAAGAATTAAAAAAACGCAGAATGCCACCAGCAATCGAATATCTTCCTGTTGTAGAAAGCGAATACAAACCAATGGCGGTAAGCAAAAGTGGGGCTCGCGGACTTTGGCAGTTTATGGACAACTCTTTGGATGGATTTTTAAAAAAAAGCCAATACGTAGACGATCGCTACGACCCTTGGAAAAGCACAGATGCGGCGCTTTCAAAATTGCAAGAAAATTACGCAGAATTTAAAGATTGGGCTCTTGCCATAGCAGCATATAACTGCGGGAAAGGTGCAATGAAACGCGCGTTAAAAAACGCAAAGGTAAAATCATTTTGGTATTTGGCGGAACATTCTCTTTTAAGAGATGAAAGCGTACAATATGTTCCAAAAATGCTTGCAATCTGCGCACTTGCTACAGACGGAAAAAAATACGAAATACAACTTCCAGAAATAACAAAATCGACACGATATGCGGAATTTGACTACATAACGACGAAAGAAAAAATTTCTCTCGAAAGGCTCGCCTCTGAATTAAAGATGGAAAGCGAAATTTTGCAAAATCTAAATTCCGCGCTTTTAAAAGGCTTTACTCCGCCAGCGAGCATATATTCTTTGCGCTTACCAAGCGGAATGAAACGCAGTGCAGAAATCGCAATAGAAGAGATAACAGGAAAATCAAATCATTTACCGCAAAAGGCATTTATAATGCATACAGTTCAAAAAGGTGAAACGCTTTGGTCAATTTCAAAAAAGTACGGAGTTAGCGTGCAAGAATTAAAAGATGCAAATAAAATAAGAGACAACGAAGTTTTAAGCATAGGAAAAATTCTTTATATCAAAAGCTAA
- the yajC gene encoding preprotein translocase subunit YajC: protein MSFVPLLMAAPQAGQPQNQSILMSILPFALIIAIFYFFIIRPQNKKQKETEKMLSAIKKGDKVVTIGGIHGVVSSTKEKTVVVKVDTDTTLEFNRSAIATVISDKVAEKPAKKSKKDEKKVEEVSKAEDSAKTEEKPAENSTTDVESESK, encoded by the coding sequence ATGTCTTTTGTACCTTTATTGATGGCCGCTCCACAGGCTGGCCAACCACAAAATCAGAGCATTCTTATGTCTATTTTGCCGTTTGCGCTAATTATCGCAATCTTCTATTTCTTTATAATTCGCCCTCAAAATAAGAAACAGAAAGAAACAGAAAAAATGTTGAGCGCTATAAAAAAGGGCGATAAAGTAGTAACTATCGGTGGAATTCACGGCGTTGTAAGTTCCACAAAAGAAAAAACTGTAGTTGTAAAAGTTGATACAGACACGACTTTAGAATTCAATCGCTCTGCAATCGCTACTGTTATATCAGATAAAGTTGCTGAAAAACCTGCAAAAAAATCAAAAAAAGACGAGAAAAAAGTTGAAGAAGTTTCTAAGGCTGAAGATTCTGCAAAGACAGAAGAAAAACCTGCTGAAAATTCTACAACTGATGTTGAGTCGGAAAGCAAATAG
- the secD gene encoding protein translocase subunit SecD has product MNKRSRFILILVVLAVCALFLRPSICWYFCTPNDVQAIALSSLEKIKDESEKKAREEVASLRTKANQNSSATLDKSYSYVVKAAKKAYKAAKKQVPAQMDIAAILSAFSSAGELQNVFEDYYRNEYLKAKNFYTNSVKLGLDLSGGMNIIVKADLDAALAKQRETSEVDNPDAFKTQAMTQALETLTASIDKFGLSSPVIRQQGEDRIYIEIPGSADGESVNSIVQGKGILNFRLVDENATNAFSAYYASVGPDAFNEDGSLANPSIIPEDTEVFGYYTKDAYGLDQRIGYIAVKKEVSLDGNHVKSAQVSRDQTTGQTEVNFSLDSEGATIFAEFTGAHVGERLAIVNDNKVKSAATIRQAITGGNVSLSGGFSVEEAQNIQKVLQTSYLEVPLKVESQQIVGASLGKEAIHQGMMALALGLGLVLIFMLVYYLGAGFYAVIAQILNMYIMFSVLSAFNLTLTLSSIAGMILTVGMSVDANVIIFERIKEELAVGKSRAAAIASGFDNAFWAIMDSNITTFIAALFLSQLGTGSIQGFAVSLAIGVCSSVFTALVISRLMFDFNTDVIGQKKISIGWGVKQ; this is encoded by the coding sequence ATGAACAAACGAAGTCGTTTTATTCTAATTCTGGTTGTCTTGGCAGTTTGTGCTTTGTTTTTAAGACCGTCAATCTGCTGGTACTTTTGTACTCCAAACGATGTTCAAGCTATCGCGTTGAGCTCTTTGGAAAAAATCAAAGATGAATCAGAAAAAAAGGCGAGAGAAGAAGTTGCTTCTCTCAGGACAAAAGCAAACCAAAATTCTTCTGCAACTTTGGATAAATCTTATTCTTATGTTGTAAAAGCTGCAAAAAAAGCATATAAAGCTGCAAAAAAACAAGTTCCAGCACAGATGGATATTGCAGCAATTCTTTCTGCTTTTTCTAGCGCAGGTGAACTTCAGAATGTCTTTGAAGATTACTACAGAAATGAATATTTAAAAGCAAAGAATTTCTATACGAATTCTGTAAAACTCGGTCTTGATTTGAGCGGTGGTATGAACATCATCGTAAAGGCTGACTTAGACGCTGCTCTTGCAAAGCAGAGAGAAACTTCAGAAGTTGATAATCCTGACGCTTTTAAAACTCAAGCGATGACACAGGCCTTGGAAACTTTAACTGCCTCAATCGACAAATTCGGTCTTTCTTCTCCTGTTATACGTCAACAAGGCGAAGATAGAATCTATATCGAAATTCCAGGCTCTGCTGATGGAGAAAGCGTTAATTCAATCGTTCAGGGAAAAGGAATTTTGAACTTCCGCTTGGTAGATGAAAATGCGACAAATGCTTTTTCTGCTTATTATGCTTCTGTTGGACCTGACGCTTTTAACGAAGACGGCTCTTTGGCTAATCCTTCTATAATTCCTGAAGATACAGAAGTTTTTGGATATTACACAAAAGATGCTTACGGACTTGACCAGAGAATTGGTTATATCGCAGTAAAAAAAGAAGTTTCCCTCGACGGAAACCATGTAAAATCTGCACAGGTAAGCCGCGACCAGACAACTGGTCAAACAGAAGTAAACTTTTCGCTTGATTCTGAAGGTGCTACGATTTTTGCTGAATTTACAGGTGCACATGTAGGCGAACGCCTTGCAATCGTAAACGACAACAAAGTAAAGTCAGCTGCAACAATTCGTCAGGCAATTACTGGCGGAAACGTAAGCCTTTCTGGTGGTTTTTCTGTTGAAGAAGCGCAAAATATTCAAAAAGTTCTTCAAACTTCTTATTTGGAAGTTCCTCTAAAAGTTGAAAGCCAGCAAATTGTTGGTGCATCTTTAGGAAAAGAAGCGATTCATCAAGGTATGATGGCATTGGCTTTGGGTCTTGGACTTGTTTTGATATTCATGCTTGTATACTATCTTGGCGCAGGTTTTTATGCGGTTATCGCACAGATTTTGAACATGTACATAATGTTCTCTGTACTTTCGGCATTCAACTTGACGCTCACTCTCTCTTCTATTGCAGGTATGATTTTAACTGTAGGTATGTCTGTAGACGCAAACGTAATCATATTCGAGCGCATAAAAGAAGAACTTGCTGTTGGTAAAAGCCGTGCGGCTGCAATCGCTTCTGGTTTTGACAACGCATTTTGGGCGATTATGGACTCTAACATTACAACCTTTATTGCGGCTTTGTTCCTTTCTCAGCTTGGAACTGGCTCAATTCAGGGATTTGCGGTTTCGCTTGCAATAGGTGTTTGTTCATCTGTATTTACCGCTCTTGTTATTTCTCGATTGATGTTCGACTTTAACACAGATGTTATAGGACAAAAGAAAATCAGTATCGGCTGGGGAGTAAAACAATAA